The DNA segment AATTGGCGGGCGGCATTGTTGTCGGTGGGGGCGGAGCGTTATTGCCGGGATTTATTGAGCGTGTCGAGGAAACAACAAAAATGGCGTCAATGATGGGGCGTATCGGCGCGGCTGCTTCGGGCGTGAACAATGCGGTTGTTTTTGGCGCGGCGATCAGTTTAGCTCAAGGAGCAACGTCAAGGCTTGCTGATTTTTCTGTCTCGCCTCAACCCCGCGGTCATGTTAAAAATGTTTTTCACCGTATCCGCGAGCTTTATGAGGAATACTTCTAGAAGTGAATGTTTTTAAGAATTTCGGTGTTTGGTCAGATTGAAATTGATCTCTTTAAGATTTGAGTTCATTCGCAGGATCCCGTTAAAAACATAAAGCATCCAGAATGAATTAAGCAAGATCAAGAGGGCGATCAAAAGCATTCCTCCCATCTGCAGGAAAAGTAATTGTTCGATCGTGGTCCCGCCAAGCGCTATATGGCTTAGATCAATGGCTTTGAGCGTTACGATAAAAAGTCCGATAAAAATAAATACTAGAAAAATTTCAAAGAACAGGATATAGAAATGGCGCACCATCCATTTTGCCATTCGGTTATCCCAATATCTGACCTTGGACATAAAGTCGTTAAATGTCATGAGCTCTCCTTTTTAATGGGCAATTTGATTTAAGACCGTTGATATAAAAAGCATGCCAACAAGGCCCAACATGGTTCCCCAGGCGGCAATAGATTTATTGCCTTCGCGCAGGGCATCGGGAATTAATTCCGAAATAACCAGATAGATCATAGCGCCTCCCGCAAATCCTAATCCAATAGGAAGAAGCGGTTCGAAAAACCAGGCGATCATTGCTGAAGGGACGGCCATGATCGGTTGCGGAGCGCTGGAGAGAATTGAATACCAGGCGCAGCGCGCTGTCGAAACTCCGTCTTGTTTGAGCGGAAGAGAAATGGCAATGCCTTCGGGAATATTGTGCACCGAAATGGCAATGGCCATGATCAATCCAAAGGTAAAATTTCCCGTCGCAAATCCGACGCCGATAGCGATGCCTTCGGGGATAGAATGAACGAACATGGCTAAGAAAATAAGGTAGCCGCGCTTGCTTAAGTCTTTGGCAAAATGGTGTTCGGAGTTATCGTTGGCAAATTTCTTGTCGTAGAACCAAAAAAAAGCGGCGCCCAAAAGCAGCCCGATCATAACAATATATGGCGCTGCGGGAAATTTAGTTTTAAGAGCAATGCCTTCTTGGGCTAGAGAGAAAACAGATGCCGAGATCATCATTCCGGCGGCAATGGCAGAGGCGTAAGCGCGGATCGATTTAGAGCCTGCCTGGATAAAATGAACCGGGATAGCGCCTAATCCTGTGGCCAGGGCGCTGATAATTCCGGTAAAGGCAGTCCAAAGAATTACAGAGGATTGATCCATAAGAATATTTTGATGGTAACACAGGGAAAAAGGAAATAAAAGAGAAAATTTCTCAACATTGAGCGTGAAAAAAATAAAATAAGTTTACAGAGAAATATTTTTTTGTTTTGTTTGAGCGTCTTGCGTTTTAATAAAG comes from the Candidatus Omnitrophota bacterium genome and includes:
- a CDS encoding ZIP family metal transporter; the protein is MDQSSVILWTAFTGIISALATGLGAIPVHFIQAGSKSIRAYASAIAAGMMISASVFSLAQEGIALKTKFPAAPYIVMIGLLLGAAFFWFYDKKFANDNSEHHFAKDLSKRGYLIFLAMFVHSIPEGIAIGVGFATGNFTFGLIMAIAISVHNIPEGIAISLPLKQDGVSTARCAWYSILSSAPQPIMAVPSAMIAWFFEPLLPIGLGFAGGAMIYLVISELIPDALREGNKSIAAWGTMLGLVGMLFISTVLNQIAH